The following proteins are co-located in the Malassezia restricta chromosome II, complete sequence genome:
- a CDS encoding multicopper oxidase, whose translation MATKGKMRTAGYALVFFLSSALISAYLWILYAKVDIHGVVHTAWDASANAFRLGRNTHLVPAGAVTTGPNTMNPRYDPTEPPRERFFDWTVERADLAPDGVTRLMYTINGQFPGPIMQVTEGDTVVVKVRNHIFDNYTVPPAPMSSKLYDVHAKDTDRKFTIHWHGLSMRGMQVMDGASAFTSCALTPGDEYTYRFVVQPEDVGTHWYHSHVGTSRADGLWGMLIVHAREDERKVLKERAPTFDTHWDEEVAISVGDHFHDMGPESLARYVSRWLQKAEPVPENALINGKHVFSCEHSRLSGVPCPAGDADEVGEYSSFHFRPDRAYRLRLVNVGSLADITFSVDGHTMTVIEADGTLVEPLRVHRIPIAPGQRYSVILHKEPTTKADRMWMRAEMSHECFQYTNPVMELESKAIVAYDGRPPAWEDDETHQLFPLRLRSNRAKVSEYVYSNGATLKLPDTKAWSPNVTDAAIPTEPCHDLEPDTLVPLIPDPAPELRLDQGDKREFIYVTVPILEKYGIVPMGFMNGSTWRPYGQRGRDRQPLLHRISHANSTSVRDWYSTDVADPMHELIASPHPSKPVVFELVINNQDDSPHPFHLHGHKFWVMQTGEIDPAYGGYDYYEDVGQVYPLDRRMKRDTVVVPMMGHAVIRWVADNPGVWAFHCHMLVHLASGMAMAIVEQPALLQANPPVPSVCKL comes from the coding sequence ATGGCCACGAAAGGCAAGATGAGGACGGCTGGGTACGCTCTGGTGTTTTTCCTGAGCTCTGCTTTGATTAGCGCATATCTCTGGATCCTATACGCGAAGGTAGATATtcacggcgtcgtgcatACGGCATGGGACGCTAGTGCCAACGCCTTTCGCTTGGGTCGTAATACACATCTTGTGCCAGCAGGGGCTGTGACTACAGGCCCCAACACTATGAATCCTCGCTATGATCCGACAGAGCCTCCTCGTGAGCGCTTTTTTGATTGGACAGTCGAACGTGCCGACCTTGCGCCTGACGGCGTGACGCGTTTGATGTATACTATAAATGGCCAGTTCCCAGGCCCCATTATGCAAGTTACTGAGGGAGATACGGTCGTGGTCAAGGTTCGCAACCATATATTTGACAACTATACCGTTCCCCCTGCACCTATGTCGTCGAAACTGTATGACGTGCACGCTAAGGATACGGACCGCAAGTTTACTATTCACTGGCACGGCTTGTCGATGCGAGGCATGCAAGTCATGGATGGCGCCTCTGCATTTACGTCCTGCGCACTCACGCCAGGCGACGAGTACACATACCGCTTTGTCGTGCAGCCAGAGGACGTGGGCACACACTGGTACCACTCTCACGTCGGTACATCGCGTGCCGATGGACTTTGGGGCATGCTGATCGTGCACGCACGTGAAGATGAGCGCAAAGTGCTGAAAgagcgcgcgccgacgtTTGATACACATTGGGATGAAGAGGTGGCGATTTCTGTTGGCGATCACTTCCATGATATGGGCCCAGAGTCTTTGGCACGCTACGTCTCACGTTGGCTCCAAAAGGCCGAGCCTGTGCCGGAGAATGCTCTTATTAATGGAAAACACGTTTTTAGCTGTGAGCACAGCCGCTTGTCCGGTGTGCCCTGTCCAGCTGGCGATGCTGACGAGGTGGGCGAGTACAGCTCGTTCCATTTCCGTCCAGACCGCGCTTACCGTCTTCGATTGGTCAATGTGGGATCATTGGCAGACATCACTTTCAGTGTCGACGGACACACGATGACCGTCATTGAGGCGGACGGCACGCTTGTGGAGCCATTGCGGGTCCACCGCATCCCGATCGCACCCGGTCAGCGGTACTCGGTGATTCTGCACAAAGAGCCGACTACGAAGGCAGACCGAATGTGGATGCGTGCAGAAATGTCACATGAATGCTTCCAGTACACGAATCCGGTGATGGAGCTCGAAAGCAAGGCCATTGTAGCATACGACGGGCGCCCACCGGCTTGGGAGGACGACGAAACGCATCAACTTTTCCCCCTGCGTCTGCGGAGCAACCGCGCCAAAGTGTCTGAATATGTGTACAGCAATGGTGCGACACTAAAACTGCCCGATACGAAGGCGTGGAGCCCGAATGTTACGGATGCAGCGATCCCCACAGAGCCTTGTCACGATCTTGAGCCAGACACGCTTGTGCCCCTTATCCCTGATCCTGCCCCAGAACTGCGACTCGACCAGGGCGATAAGCGGGAGTTTATCTATGTCACTGTGCCGATTCTTGAAAAGTACGGCATTGTGCCCATGGGCTTCATGAATGGCTCGACGTGGCGCCCCTATGGCCAGCGCGGACGCGACCGCCAACCCCTTCTCCACCGCATCTCTCACGCAAACTCGACATCTGTGCGGGATTGGTACAGTACAGATGTCGCTGATCCTATGCATGAGCTGATTGCCAGTCCTCATCCCAGCAAGCCTGTGGTATTTGAGCTCGTGATCAATAACCAGGACGACTCTCCTCATCCGTTCCACCTTCACGGGCACAAGTTTTGGGTCATGCAGACGGGCGAGATTGATCCAGCGTACGGCGGCTATGACTACTATGAAGACGTTGGACAGGTGTATCCGCTGGATCGCCGGATGAAACGTGACACGGTCGTAGTGCCGATGATGGGCCATGCGGTCATCCGCTGGGTTGCTGACAATCCAGGCGTGTGGGCTTTCCACTGTCATATGCTCGTGCATCTGGCCAGTGGCATGGCCATGGCTATTGTGGAGCAGCCTGCCTTGTTGCAAGCCAATCCCCCTGTGCCAAGCGTATGCAAGCTTTAA
- a CDS encoding tRNA ligase encodes MDHRNEQVEAFVQALHTASQREKKPLVRSTHFLLPPGDNDPIEHNILSWKAQEFAYRQFSQDREELPTLARGLFTEKVNGQYERIVIRGYDKFFNQDELAWTLPNAIATYSTGPFILSFKENGCIIFISAITPKRLVVTSKHSLGFRTEGDKPTHAEMGWHWVRHHLAQAGRSEEALANELWNRNETAVFELCDDSFEEHVLPYSPERTGLHLHGLNKNTVDFETRPMVEVKAFAEAWGFFPVRYLTFQTHEEVDAFTKSVALTGSLNGEPIEGFVVRTTIPDDISNPPPGVVPPPYKPGQTWFYKIKFDEPYLMYRDWRELTRTMLREKNNWDALQLALLDSQTKHLEIEDQEPEEKQEPQEHDLAAPSKNAMKRAQRALRRKKDELDRKTGVAKPWAPTPKSRRPETMLYVLWCYDRIYGNPQQNVAPQPELFAEFGQGRGIISLREAFLAYLASEDGQKALSDKTQSKASETRDLRSDERPYEKTLIVPIAVPGSGKTALFVALSHLFGWAHTQSDDVQTKRTGPGFLKNVEKELLAHDVVLADRNNHLIKHRDELVDIVRRISNPQRGSVGRVRLCAIVWDIAGLPHSEIQALCSKRMIDRGDRHQCLRIETPGKFEYDVILTRFIKETQPFRGAQSGEGSVGVSDDQFDEVVRLDIHDPMKVSLQRVLKHLCPVLGLSMPTDERISEAIDVAMHYRPSVRKPLPKLESDQDKQKNLAVLPSSYLGVSVFMTPSEFVLQLLDRKPVSETVLSARRILSIIINENRMIQRPHMTIVHQQDVKKGIVDQAAWDKLYTFAISDPAVNPRVFLEVTALLWNHRVMALEVSPPHCPDWKDTTKFSPRERHHITIGTAELSATAFEANKLWDDPEAERLEVPIQRLEGCLKFYSNRK; translated from the coding sequence ATGGACCACCGAAACGAACAGGTAGAAGCCTTCGTACAAGCTCTACACACGGCATCGCAGAGGGAAAAAAAGCCACTAGTGCGATCCACGCATTTTTTGTTGCCTCCAGGAGACAATGACCCAATCGAGCACAATATCCTGTCGTGGAAGGCACAGGAATTCGCCTACCGCCAATTTAGCCAAGATCGTGAGGAACTACCAACACTCGCGCGGGGTCTCTTCACCGAAAAAGTAAATGGTCAATATGAACGCATTGTCATTCGCGGGTATGACAAGTTCTTTAACCAAGACGAACTTGCTTGGACGCTTCCCAACGCCATTGCCACATATTCCACGGGTCCCTTCATTTTGTCTTTCAAAGAGAACGGATGTATCATTTTTATATCAGCCATCACCCCCAAACGCCTCGTTGTGACATCAAAGCACTCGCTCGGTTTTCGAACCGAGGGAGACAAACCCACACATGCTGAAATGGGATGGCACTGGGTGCGGCACCACTTGGCTCAGGCTGGTCGTTCAGAGGAAGCGTTAGCAAACGAACTTTGGAACCGAAATGAGACGGCTGTCTTCGAGCTATGTGATGATTCTTTTGAAGAGCACGTTCTTCCGTATTCACCAGAGCGTACTGGTCTGCATCTGCACGGTCTCAACAAGAACACCGTGGACTTTGAGACACGACCCATGGTGGAGGTCAAAGCTTTTGCCGAAGCCTGGGGCTTTTTTCCTGTCCGCTACTTGACATTTCAAACGCATGAGGAAGTTGATGCATTCACGAAAAGCGTTGCGTTAACGGGGTCATTGAATGGTGAGCCCATTGAAGGATTTGTTGTGCGTACCACGATTCCCGATGACATCTCGAATCCGCCTCCCGGCGTCGTTCCGCCGCCCTACAAGCCTGGCCAGACATGGTTTTACAAGATCAAATTTGACGAGCCATACCTCATGTATCGTGACTGGCGCGAGCTGACACGAACCATGCTTCGAGAAAAGAATAATTGGGATGCTTTACAACTTGCCCTGCTCGACTCCCAAACAAAGCATCTGGAGATAGAAGACCAGGAACCGGAGGAAAAGCAAGAGCCCCAAGAACATGATCTAGCCGCACCCAGTAAGAATGCAATGAAACGCGCTCAGCGTGCACTCAGACGCAAGAAGGATGAACTAGACCGCAAGACTGGTGTGGCCAAGCCTTGGGCCCCTACACCCAAGTCGCGACGACCTGAAACCATGCTTTATGTCCTGTGGTGCTATGACCGCATTTACGGTAATCCTCAGCAGAACGTTGCGCCCCAGCCTGAACTTTTCGCGGAATTCGGCCAGGGACGCGGTATCATATCTCTTCGAGAGGCATTTTTGGCATACCTGGCTTCTGAAGATGGACAAAAGGCTCTGAGCGACAAAACACAAAGCAAGGCGTCAGAGACCCGTGACCTTCGCTCAGACGAACGTCCGTACGAAAAAACGCTCATCGTTCCGATCGCTGTACCCGGCTCGGGCAAGACGGCTCTCTTCGTGGCACTAAGTCACTTGTTTGGCTGGGCACATACTCAGAGCGACGATGTTCAGACCAAGCGCACAGGCCCTGGATTCTTGAAAAATGTCGAGAAAGAGTTGCTGGCTCACGACGTCGTACTTGCAGATCGGAATAATCATTTGATTAAACACCGTGACGAGCTCGTGGATATTGTGCGGCGCATTAGCAACCCGCAGCGCGGTTCTGTGGGTCGCGTACGATTGTGTGCAATTGTATGGGACATCGCTGGCTTGCCGCACTCAGAGATCCAGGCATTATGCTCAAAGCGCATGATCGATCGAGGTGATCGGCATCAATGCCTCCGAATCGAGACGCCTGGCAAGTTTGAATATGACGTCATCTTGACCCGTTTCATCAAGGAAACTCAGCCTTTCCGTGGTGCGCAGTCAGGAGAAGGATCCGTGGGCGTGTCTGACGATCAATTCGACGAAGTTGTCAGACTGGATATCCATGACCCCATGAAGGTGTCGCTCCAGCGTGTGCTGAAACATTTGTGCCCTGTCTTGGGTTTATCTATGCCCACAGACGAGCGTATATCTGAAGCCATCGATGTTGCGATGCATTATAGGCCATCAGTTCGCAAGCCATTGCCTAAGCTGGAATCAGACCAGGATAAGCAAAAGAACCTGGCCGTGCTGCCTTCATCTTATTTGGGCGTCTCGGTGTTCATGACACCTAGCGAGTTTGTGCTACAACTGCTGGATCGGAAGCCGGTGTCAGAGACTGTGCTATCGGCGCGCCGTATCCTAAGTATCATCATAAACGAAAACCGTATGATTCAACGCCCTCACATGACCATTGTTCACCAACAGGACGTAAAGAAGGGCATTGTGGACCAAGCAGCATGGGACAAGCTCTATACATTTGCAATCTCAGACCCGGCAGTCAACCCACGTGTATTCCTGGAAGTCACGGCTTTGCTTTGGAACCACCGAGTAATGGCATTGGAGGTATCGCCACCACACTGTCCGGATTGGAAGGATACCACCAAGTTCAGTCCGCGCGAGCGGCACCACATTACTATTGGCACTGCTGAGCTATCGGCCACTGCCTTCGAAGCTAACAAACTATGGGACGATCCAGAGGccgagcgactcgaggTGCCCATCCAGCGGCTGGAAGGCTGCCTCAAGTTTTATAGTAACCGAAAGTAA
- a CDS encoding phospholipase C, giving the protein MQFVQSAAALAAALLIATPVLAEQKWYNPHGVNDGLKKVKHVVLFMQENRAFDHYFGTMAGVRGFQDPNVQVSNNTGKNVFHQPVDQSILSPAPPKDVDEVQPFYLNWAGKDWHQKTQCMLAGVNDWVFNHAAWNNGNNDHWALRNSVYSLGYLKEDDIPVQWNLADSFTVGDMYYESIIASTNPNRVAFFASTINPPHGSTINGTNKHMGGPVLNNNGHDGCFVTAELTPLSCRPLRWKTVPEYLQESGISWQVYQDEDNFGDDPLDHFEQYEKAAKHKSELAKRGTSYVGLDKFYEDARNGNLPEVSYIVAPENLSEHPPFKPMDGSWIQKKVADAVMEGKAWDSTAIIYSYDETGGWADHVMAPHPPRSEKGEWIEDPFLKFKGVQPIGPGYRLPFYIVSPWTRGGNVFTEHAAHESQIMFLERWAEAHGKSFYAKEVPLWRRAQLSDLVKAFDFSKEDTSVPFIPRVHKPSQDALTHRFNGGIQCLLKHAGFVFPPVPYGKQNSKNSMEVKKGFKSVRGNLTEGRRLTFEANGHALSHANKKLGTSSAKKSHDDDNQLFVLHWLGSEPRDNRFHISTEKGHYITKKLSLSNNKNEAGVFSIQDIGNGVGYKVTETEKNQQVTINKDGSVAYGDSSYLNIYSVTR; this is encoded by the coding sequence ATGCAGTTTGTGCaaagcgccgctgcgctCGCAGCTGCATTGCTTATCGCCACACCAGTGCTCGCTGAACAGAAGTGGTACAACCCCCATGGTGTCAACGATGGCCTGAAGAAGGTGAAGCACGTTGTACTCTTCATGCAAGAGAACCGTGCCTTTGACCACTACTTCGGCACAATGGCGGGTGTGCGTGGCTTCCAGGACCCGAATGTGCAGGTCTCGAACAACACGGGCAAGAATGTGTTCCACCAGCCTGTGGACCAGTCGATTTTGAGCCCTGCCCCGCCCAAggacgtggacgaggtCCAGCCCTTCTACCTCAACTGGGCCGGCAAGGATTGGCACCAAAAGACCCAATGTATGCTTGCAGGTGTGAACGACTGGGTCTTTAACCATGCCGCCTGGAACAACGGTAACAATGACCACTGGGCCCTGAGGAACTCGGTCTACAGTCTTGGTTACCTCAAGGAGGATGATATTCCTGTTCAATGGAACCTGGCTGACTCGTTTACGGTGGGTGACATGTACTACGAATCCATCATTGCCTCGACGAACCCCAACCGTGTGGCTTTCTTTGCCAGCACCATTAACCCTCCTCACGGCAGTACCATTAACGGCACGAATAAGCACATGGGTGGACCTGTGCTCAACAACAACGGCCATGACGGCTGTTTCGTCACGGCCGAGCTGACACCCCTGTCGTGCCGCCCGCTTCGCTGGAAGACAGTGCCTGAGTACCTTCAGGAGTCCGGTATCTCTTGGCAAGTGTACCAAGACGAAGACAACTTCGGCGATGACCCACTGGATCACTTTGAACAGTATGAAAAGGCCGCTAAGCACAAGAGCGAACTTGCGAAGCGCGGTACGTCGTATGTGGGTCTGGACAAATTCTACGAAGACGCCCGCAATGGCAACCTGCCGGAAGTGTCGTACATTGTAGCTCCCGAGAACCTGTCGGAGCACCCTCCCTTCAAGCCCATGGATGGCTCGTGGATCCAGAAGAAGGTTGCTGACGCTGTCATGGAGGGCAAGGCCTGGGACTCGACTGCTATCATTTACTCATACGACGAGACAGGTGGCTGGGCAGACCATGTCATGGCCCCGCATCCCCCTAGGAGTGAAAAGGGAGAATGGATTGAAGACCCATTCCTCAAGTTCAAGGGCGTACAGCCCATCGGTCCAGGCTACCGCCTTCCTTTCTATATCGTCTCTCCTTGGACTCGCGGTGGTAATGTGTTTACGGAGCATGCGGCCCACGAGAGTCAGATTATGTTCCTTGAACGTTGGGCTGAAGCGCATGGCAAGTCCTTCTACGCCAAGGAAGTGCCTTtgtggcgtcgcgcgcagctgAGTGATCTCGTCAAGGCCTTTGACTTCAGCAAGGAGGACACAAGTGTGCCGTTCATTCCCCGTGTGCACAAGCCATCGCAAGACGCTCTCACGCACCGTTTCAACGGTGGTATTCAGTGCCTGCTCAAGCACGCTGGCTTTGTGTTCCCGCCTGTGCCATACGGAAAGCAGAACTCGAAGAACTCGATGGAGGTGAAGAAGGGCTTCAAGAGCGTGCGTGGTAATCTGACGGAAGGCCGTCGTCTGACATTTGAAGCGAACGGCCATGCCCTCAGTCATGCGAACAAGAAGTTGGGCACGAGCTCTGCGAAGAAGAGTCACGATGACGACAACCAGCTCTTCGTGCTTCACTGGCTTGGATCAGAGCCTAGGGACAACCGCTTCCATATTTCGACCGAAAAGGGCCACTACATTACCAAGAAGCTTTCTTTGAGCAACAACAAGAATGAGGCCGGCGTGTTCTCTATTCAGGACATCGGCAATGGTGTTGGCTACAAGGTCACGGAAACTGAGAAGAACCAACAGGTGACTATCAACAAGGATGGTTCGGTTGCCTACGGTGACTCGTCTTACCTGAACATTTACAGTGTAACTCGCTAG
- a CDS encoding phospholipase C: MLVHLHIAALAALAASSAWAKQAEEKWYNPNGVNPELKKLTKIVLFMQENRAFDHYFGTMPGVRGFQDPNVMVSNNTGKTVFHQPVDDSILIPAPPKHVKEIKPFYLNWAGAEWNDKTQCMVAGTNSWQANHAAWNKGNNDHWALGNNVYSLGYYHKDDIPIQYELADKFTVGDMYFESVIASTIPNRVSWWTGTINPPHGSEVPGPNVLRGGPVVDNDVIPGCKPASGGGLYTCVPFDWKTTAEYLQERDISWRVYQDIDNFFDDTLYYFKKFQAAALKGEEMAERGLTFPGLERFYEDARTGNLPDVSYIMAPTNLVEHPPMRPQDGGWLQKEVANAVMNGKDWNSTALIFSYDETGGWADHVMAPHAPQSVKSEWMTDPFDKKLGNQPIGPGYRLPFYIISPYTQGGHVFTEHTTHESQIMFLEKWAEAHGKPFYTKEIPKWRREQYSDLVKAFDFSKKESKVVPLPQIPDASKDLLTGLYNGGIKCLARNLGQRPPVPYERQDESNTLETTKGFKPVRGDLTEGRRLTFEAHGRALSHANAKLGTSRSNIDHDGDDQLFVLQWLGTAPKDNRFHITTEKGHYITKDLSLSGNKHEAGVFSIKDMGNGVGYKVTELHAHKQLSIQKNGEVSYGDASYLKIYSVTR, from the coding sequence ATGCTAGTGCATCTTCACATTGCGGCACTTGCCGCGCTGGCAGCTTCGTCCGCGTGGGCCAAGCAGGCCGAAGAAAAGTGGTACAACCCGAATGGCGTGAACCCTGAACTGAAGAAGCTCACCAAGATTGTGCTTTTCATGCAGGAGAACCGCGCCTTTGACCACTACTTTGGTACTATGCCGGGTGTTCGTGGTTTCCAAGATCCAAACGTGATGGTCTCGAACAACACAGGCAAGACTGTCTTTCACCAGCCCGTTGACGATTCCATCCTGATCCCAGCACCACCGAAACATGTGAAGGAGATCAAGCCTTTCTACCTGAATTGGGCTGGCGCCGAGTGGAATGACAAGACCCAGTGTATGGTGGCCGGTACGAACAGCTGGCAAGCGAACCATGCCGCGTGGAACAAGGGCAACAATGATCACTGGGCCCTCGGCAACAATGTGTACAGTTTGGGCTACTACCATAAGGACGATATTCCCATTCAGTATGAGCTGGCTGACAAATTCACCGTGGGTGATATGTACTTTGAGTCCGTGATTGCTTCTACGATTCCCAACCGCGTGTCGTGGTGGACAGGCACCATCAATCCACCACACGGCAGTGAGGTTCCCGGACCCAATGTGCTCAGGGGTGGTCCTGTCGTGGACAATGACGTCATTCCAGGCTGCAAGCCTGCTAGCGGTGGTGGCTTGTACACATGCGTGCCCTTCGACTGGAAGACGACAGCAGAGTACCTGCAAGAGAGGGACATTTCTTGGCGTGTGTACCAGGATATCGACAACTTCTTCGACGATACTCTCTACTACTTTAAGAAAttccaagctgctgcactAAAGGGTGAGGAAATGGCTGAGCGCGGTCTCACTTTCCCTGGCTTGGAGCGCTTTTACGAAGACGCTCGCACAGGAAACTTGCCGGACGTGTCGTACATCATGGCTCCTACCAACCTTGTAGAGCACCCACCGATGCGCCCCCAGGATGGTGGCTGGCTTCAAAAGGAGGTGGCTAATGCTGTTATGAACGGAAAGGACTGGAACTCGACGGCGCTTATCTTCTCGTACGACGAGACAGGCGGCTGGGCCGATCATGTCATGGCACCTCACGCCCCGCAGAGTGTCAAGAGTGAGTGGATGACGGATCCTTTCGACAAGAAGCTCGGTAACCAGCCTATTGGCCCTGGCTACCGTCTTCCTTTCTATATTATTTCGCCGTATACGCAGGGTGGTCATGTGTTCACGGAGCATACGACACATGAAAGTCAGATCATGTTCTTGGAGAAGTGGGCCGAAGCGCATGGCAAGCCATTCTACACCAAAGAAATCCCTAAGTGGCGCCGTGAGCAATACAGTGATTTGGTGAAGGCCTTCGACTTCAGCAAGAAAGAAAGCAAAGTCGTGCCCCTCCCGCAGATTCCTGATGCCTCCAAGGACCTTCTCACCGGTCTGTACAATGGTGGTATCAAGTGCCTCGCTCGCAACTTGGGCCAGCGTCCACCTGTTCCATATGAGCGCCAGGACGAAAGCAATACTTTGGAGACGACGAAGGGATTTAAACCCGTGCGTGGTGACTTGACAGAGGGCCGTCGTTTGACCTTCGAGGCGCATGGACGTGCCCTCAGCCATGCGAACGCCAAGCTTGGCACAAGCCGTTCAAATATCGACCACGACGGCGATGACCAGCTCTTCGTGCTTCAATGGCTTGGCACAGCGCCAAAGGACAACCGCTTCCATATCACGACCGAAAAGGGTCACTACATTACCAAAGACCTTTCCTTGAGTGGAAACAAGCATGAGGCTGGTGTCTTCTCTATTAAGGACATGGGCAACGGCGTCGGCTATAAGGTAACTGAGTTGCACGCCCACAAGCAGCTTTCCATCCAAAAGAATGGTGAAGTGTCGTACGGTGATGCATCCTACCTCAAGATCTATAGTGTTACTCGTTAA
- a CDS encoding multicopper oxidase: MVASKQPWGLRQWMLLVIGAGLLGLFSCLIWTDVALQQSLLHTWDQGWQVVRKQSMAYYQQSPVSMNTKFNTSESPRERVFDWTVDRRIQAPDGVPRLMYTINGQFPGPTIQATVGDTVVVHVRNRINDDYVVPDPPTTSKLESVHPKGTDRKFSLHWHGLSMRGSDEMDGAAAFTSCPLQPGNETTYRFVVQPEDVGTHWYHSHVGTSRADGLWGMLIVHAREDERKVLKERAPTFDTHWDEEIPIALGDHFHKMSPESLAKYVSIVLGEAEPVPESGLINGRHIFSCDMARYTGVPCPAGDKDEVGEYTEFHLRHDKQYRLRLVNVGSIADITFSVDGHTMTVIEADGTLVEPMHVHRIPISPGQRYSVILHREPSMKDSRVWMRAELQGECFKYMNPVLDPFIKAIVVYDNASPKDDWLAPLRVRQNYAKRFGPFRAFAKSERPTTHPWSPDIQDQGIPTEPCHDLEPGTLVPLIPDPAPEFHPERGDRREIINIEVLIRQKFRAPMSYMNLSSWRPYGARGPAMQPLLHRISHSNLTTADEWEAHGLVNREHELVVSTHPTKPIVYDLVIVNLDDGPHPFHLHGHKFWVLHTGEMEVPSYRYKPEVEKEFDLKRAMKRDTVVVPMMGHAIIRWVADNPGVWAFHCHMLVHLASGMAMAIVEQPALLQANPSVPSTCQ; the protein is encoded by the coding sequence ATGGTAGCTTCTAAGCAGCCATGGGGCCTAAGACAGTGGATGCTGCTTGTCATAGGAGCAGGACTGCTTGGTCTTTTTTCGTGTTTAATATGGACAGATGTGGCGTTGCAGCAGAGCCTCTTACATACGTGGGATCAAGGCTGGCAGGTGGTGCGCAAACAAAGCATGGCGTATTATCAACAGAGCCCCGTAAGCATGAATACGAAATTCAACACAAGTGAGTCACCACGCGAACGTGTGTTCGACTGGACGGTAGACCGCCGCATTCAAGCTCCAGATGGCGTACCACGCCTCATGTATACCATTAATGGCCAATTTCCAGGCCCAACAATCCAGGCAACTGTGGGTGACACGGTTGTAGTCCATGTCCGCAACCGCATCAATGATGATTACGTTGTGCCTGATCCGCCTACGACGTCCAAACTAGAAAGTGTGCACCCGAAGGGGACAGACCGTAAATTTAGCTTGCACTGGCATGGTCTGTCCATGCGTGGATCGGACGAGATGGacggtgcagctgcttTTACGTCATGCCCTCTTCAGCCGGGTAATGAAACTACATACCGCTTTGTCGTGCAGCCAGAGGACGTGGGCACACACTGGTACCACTCTCACGTCGGTACATCGCGTGCCGATGGACTTTGGGGCATGCTGATCGTGCACGCGCGTGAAGATGAGCGCAAAGTGCTGAAAgagcgcgcgccgacgtTTGATACACATTGGGACGAAGAGATTCCTATCGCGCTGGGTGACCACTTTCACAAAATGAGTCCTGAAAGCTTGGCAAAGTATGTATCTATCGTGTTGGGTGAAGCAGAGCCAGTGCCAGAAAGTGGTCTCATCAACGGCCGTCACATTTTTTCGTGTGACATGGCACGCTACACTGGGGTTCCATGCCCGGCAGGCGACAAGGATGAAGTCGGCGAGTACACCGAATTTCATCTGCGTCATGACAAGCAGTATCGCCTGCGTCTTGTCAATGTGGGCTCGATTGCCGATATTACTTTCAGTGTAGATGGGCACACGATGACTGTCATCGAGGCTGATGGTACACTCGTGGAGCCCATGCATGTGCATCGGATACCTATTTCTCCTGGCCAGCGGTACTCGGTCATTCTGCATCGTGAACCGTCCATGAAGGACAGTCGTGTCTGgatgcgtgccgagctGCAAGGCGAATGCTTCAAGTACATGAATCCTGTTCTGGACCCTTTCATTAAGGCGATTGTTGTGTACGATAATGCCTCACCAAAAGATGACTGGCTGGCGCCACTTCGTGTGCGCCAAAATTACGCCAAGCGCTTTGGGCCGTTCCGTGCCTTTGCGAAATCAGAGCGTCCGACGACGCATCCATGGAGTCCTGATATTCAGGATCAAGGTATTCCCACCGAGCCTTGCCATGACTTGGAACCCGGAACATTGGTCCCGCTAATCCCTGATCCGGCACCCGAGTTCCATCCTGAGCGCGGCGACCGCCGCGAGATCATCAACATTGAAGTACTCATTCGCCAAAAATTCAGGGCACCCATGTCGTATATGAACCTCAGCTCGTGGCGTCCCTATGGTGCCCGTGGACCTGCCATGCAGCCGCTTCTCCATCGTATTTCCCACTCAAACTTGACGACAGCAGATGAGTGGGAAGCGCATGGCCTTGTAAATCGTGAGCATGAGCTAGTGGTAAGCACACATCCTACCAAACCTATCGTCTATGATCTTGTAATTGTAAACTTGGACGATGGGCCGCATCCTTTCCACTTGCATGGCCACAAGTTTTGGGTGCTTCATACCGGAGAGATGGAAGTGCCAAGCTATCGCTATAAGCCCGAAGTTGAGAAGGAGTTTGACCTCAAGCGCGCCATGAAACGCGACACGGTCGTTGTGCCGATGATGGGCCATGCCATCATTCGCTGGGTTGCTGACAATCCAGGCGTGTGGGCTTTCCACTGCCATATGCTCGTGCATTTGGCCAGTGGTATGGCCATGGCTATTGTGGAGCAGCCTGCCTTGTTGCAAGCCAACCCATCTGTGCCAAGCACTTGTCAATAA